The following are encoded in a window of Procambarus clarkii isolate CNS0578487 chromosome 33, FALCON_Pclarkii_2.0, whole genome shotgun sequence genomic DNA:
- the LOC123753736 gene encoding golgin subfamily A member 6-like protein 2 — translation MVRHLDGTVKYLEMTVKRLEETVKHVEGTDKRLKRTDKRLKRTDKRLKRTDKRLKRTDKRLKRTDKRLKSTDKRLKRTDKRLKRTDKRLKRTDKRLKRTDKRLKRTDKRLKSTDKRLKRTDKRLKRTDKRLKRTDKRLKRTDKRLKRTDKRLKRTDKRLKRTDKRLKRTDKRLKRTDKRLKRTDKRLKRTDKRLKRTDKRLKKTDKRLKRPDKRLKGKTKRSKETIKRLAGDG, via the coding sequence ATGGTGAGGCACCTTGATGGGACAGTTAAGTATCTTGAAATGACAGTTAAGCGTCTTGAAGAGACAGTTAAGCATGTCGAAGGGACAGATAAGCGTCTGAAACGGACAGATAAGCGTCTGAAACGGACAGATAAGCGTCTGAAACGGACAGATAAGCGTCTGAAAAGGACAGATAAGCGCCTGAAAAGGACAGATAAGCGTCTGAAAAGCACAGATAAGCGCCTGAAAAGGACAGATAAGCGCCTGAAAAGGACAGATAAGCGCCTGAAAAGGACAGATAAGCGTCTGAAAAGGACAGATAAGCGTCTGAAAAGGACAGATAAGCGTCTGAAAAGCACAGATAAGCGCCTGAAAAGGACAGATAAGCGCCTGAAAAGGACAGATAAGCGCCTGAAAAGGACAGATAAGCGTCTGAAAAGGACAGATAAGCGTCTGAAAAGGACAGATAAGCGTCTGAAAAGGACAGATAAGCGTCTGAAAAGGACAGATAAGCGTCTGAAAAGGACAGATAAGCGTCTGAAAAGGACAGATAAGCGTCTGAAACGGACAGATAAGCGTCTGAAACGGACAGATAAGCGTCTGAAACGGACAGATAAGCGTCTGAAAAAGACAGATAAGCGTCTGAAAAGGCCAGATAAGCGTCTCAAAGGGAAAACTAAACGTTCGAAGGAGACGATTAAGCGACTTGCAGGAGACGGTTAA
- the LOC138370767 gene encoding protein SPT2 homolog, with amino-acid sequence MPGILLQHQHEATARTSTLTTHVRRSDHPPCGEPSAEERTGGKSYAQTLSSAGTWTSATTIDKEREAPGTTTSSPEDPPALKSSTSAQAVEERRERLSSGRTSLEPEADPEPRASQGARTDARHRTAAASTTGGTGPHTSRCSAASPAPSTAVTPGKGAGPVAAAEDVDDLQRPFGRPTGAAGTGTGAGRSADGTVTTRGGAASSGGPPGDAGGAASANGTSTSSPTESTPTGRGGKSSSQNRFRGATAAPEHPAA; translated from the coding sequence ATGccgggcatccttcttcagcaccagcacgAGGCCACAGCCcgcaccagcaccctcaccaccCACGTCCGGAGGAGTGACCACCCcccctgcggagaaccttctgcagaagaaagaacaggaggtaaatcatatGCACAAACGTTgtcatcagcaggcacatggacttcAGCAACCACCATCGACaaagagcgcgaagcacccggaaccaCCACATCATCGCCCGAAGATCCACCGGCATTGAAATCCTCCacttcagcccaagcagtagaagaacgccgggaacgcttgagctctggccgcacatccttAGAGCCGGAGgcagacccagaaccacgggcttcACAAGGCGCGCGAACCGATGCCCGtcacagaacggcagcagcctcaaccacagggggaaccgggccgcacacatccAGATGCTCCGCAGCctcaccagcacccagcacagccgtgacACCTGGCAAGGGTGCAGGGCCAGTTGCAGCAGCTGAAGACGTCGACGACTTGCAGAGACCATTCGGAagacccacgggagcagctgggacagggACAGGAGCAGGAAGATCAGCCGACGGCACCGTAACAACCAGAGGAGGGGCCGCATCATCCGGAGGACCGCCGGGCGATGCAGGGGGAGCCGCATCAGCCAACGGGACGTCCACATCTTCGCCCACGGAATCCACCCCAACAGGGaggggcgggaaatcctcctcccagAACAGGTTCAGAGGAGCGACTGCAGCCCCggaacacccggcagcctga